One Drosophila teissieri strain GT53w chromosome X, Prin_Dtei_1.1, whole genome shotgun sequence genomic window, GAGCTggaatttgcttttaattttttaatgacGCATTTAGAGGGACTCGCTCCCCGGGCCACCGACGTCCATATTCCCCCACTTGCCTTGTGGCCAGATTTgccaggacgaaggactcGCTCTGATATCTGTTAGTGGCAAACAAATCGCATCTCGAGATGATGTAGCACATTCAGGTGTTAATCAATTAGCAGATTGGGCAGGTGGACAATGCCACGTGATGGGGCCTTAACATTAAAGCCACTAAAGAAACACCGTGTTTTTCCACAAATTCGTTATTTCGTTATTCGAACATTTTCCAAACTGTGATAATATATTATAACAagtcaaaaaatgaaaaggacGAGTCAAAAAAAAGCGTTaagttctttaaaaatgtatttttatagcgaccaaaacattttcaatgtatatatgtttcaTTTCAGCTCTACCTAGTTCATGAGATATActcaaatttgcatttatgtatgtatgtattattatgTCAAAATGGCAAGACTCCATTCCAAAACATAAGAAAACTATATCATTCCTTTCACCCGTTGTCTTCCCCTTGAAGAGAtatataaaaccaaataattaCCGAAGTGGTACTTACTTACCAGTATTACATGGTTTGCAACAAACCAACCGTTTTGCTCTCTACGAATTAATCAAAAATCAGTGCAGAACTAGCACATACTCCCCATTTCGGTTTAAACTTGCACATTAACATAATTGGAAGAGGCGTTCAATGCATGTTAATTAGGTGAATGGCCAAAGCCCGGCCGACCACATCTTATTGAGTTAATAATCCCGGCCAGGATTGCACGTCCGTTATGCACACACCCCACCCAAAGTTCCAAGCTGTGTGAAAGGGAAAACTATTGAAGTGCCAGGGGGCTCTGAGGGTGTCCTTTggcctcacacacacactcacactcacaaaCAAACTCAGACACACACTCTCGTACATACACACGTGAACGGGGCAGGCCATATCCTTTGACAATGCCAATTGGGGGCAACCCTGGCGTTGTcctttttacaattttattgctTGTTTACGAGCTGCTTTTCGGttttactttgcttttgctttggggctcccctcccctcccctcgcCCACTTTTTCGCCACTTTATCGCTCCGatatcaacaacaaaatgagagGTTTAGTTCCGTCGGTTCTTGTTatttctgctgttgttgtcgatGTGCGGTTGAATTGCggttcgcttttggccaactcagTTCACTTGGCCAGGACCGAAAAGCGTTGGCCCTTGGCCCCTGGCCCGTCGGGTGGGTGGGCTGTGTTTGCGCACAAACACCGAAAAACTTTCACAAGCATATAATCGAAAAAGTTTCTCCCTTCACGGGGAGGGGAGTTCTGGTAAACTGTCCCAACACAAGCCAAGGAACCAGCGTCGAAATCCGCATCGAAGACGAAGAGATGTCGTGGGTGGATAGATCCCCGGTGTCACagttgtttttcaatttaaggTGATCGGGCTGGGATATAAATTAAACACTTAAATTAGGTGGAAGGCTCACGATCTTGTATCTGAAGCTAAGTGAACTGTGTTCACACTTTTTATGATCTATAATCAATCGGTGGGGATGTGAATGCGAGGACGTCCTACTGATTGGACATACTACGGAATGTTGCCCACAACGTGATATGTTTGCGTTCGTAAAAAGAATTCAGAAATCAATTAAACTACCCTTTAATTTTGACTAAGGGGTTACAgctaaatatacatatatcacgGACTAACAAATTTCACCTTTGATCGCGTAACAAAAGTGTAAGAAGCGAAATGCGAATAAGAACCACGCGATTTCAGATTTGAAGTCAGTCTTTAAGTGGCCAACATTAAGACCATTTCCCCTCTTTAAATTGAGAGGGAGGCAAACTGCGGCTTGGGCAGTGGGCTGCGATTTTGTCAATAAGAAAACCGCAGGTACAAGTTGAACTGCAGTGAAGTTGTTGCCGGGAAGTAGGCAAAATAGATGCACACCTAATTTGCGGCTAATTAATTAAGTGTTTAGTCAGGGGGACTGGGGGCAGTGGGTGTGGCTGAATTCCTCGGAAAATGGCTGACAACGCAACCGTTTtggacaaacaaacacaagcacaaacaCGGGGGATTCCCCAGAACCCCCTCCCCTCTACGTACATAGTTATGTTTGTGAGGAAAAACTGGCAACCTCCTTTGACTTAATAGTTATTGCAGTTGACTGCACAAGCAAAACACGggaatgcaactgcaattttGAGCAACTCGAAAAGAAACGACGAATGCCCTTTCAAAAATGGCCAACCAACGCAGCATGATGATAATcactttacaaaaataaaatatttttatgaacttTGATGGTAAATTTAGCAATAAACAATACAATTTCCCATGACAATATAACATTCCTGCATAGTTATCTCAActttattttagaaaataagCTGGTTTGCTGAAGTAACTCCAAGCGGGACATACATAAGTACATTCGCAAACTGGTGAGTTCGCTTTTCCAACTTGTCTCGAGTAGCTATATTACCCAAAATCTTTCAAATCGGACAGTTAACAAATGCATGCAAATACGAATACAAGTGCATGTGACTGACATATGTGTGCGTAACTCTGCTTacacgcgtgtgtgtgtgtgtgtgtgtgtgtgtgtgtgtgggtgtgcgtcCGTGTTGCCAACTGAAATGACAAAtgacttttgcttttgccttgcttggcttcggctttggctttgacttcttgtagctgttgttgttgccccaaGTGAAGTTAAGCCAACAAGAAAGTTAAACACTGACAATGAGATTTATGAGGGAActggtatatgtatataaacacacgcacacacacacacacacacacacaggttGGAGCGGGAAATGTCCTGCCTGGCTGCACGTATGTTGATGTGCATTAAAGCATGACTAACCTAATTCAATTGTGCTCCAGGATATGCACACTGCGATGTGGTATCTCCCCGCCCCATAAATACACATTCGTTTCTGATTGTGTTTGtacttgtgtttgtgtttgtgttagCCTCGTTTAAATAACGTCTAACCCCAATCAGGGCTAGCTGCCGTGCTCCATCGTCCTTCGGGCCACGTCCTTCATCCATCCTCGATGGCCGCGGGTCGTTGCCACACCAACCGTCGAGTGTCCTGCCCGAGAAAAGCCAAGAAGCAGCTAACTGCCCGGGGTTTCCCAGCAGGAAGTGTTGCATAACACAGACGCAGGCGTATTCAAAAGTATTCAAAAGCAAAAGGGTTCTAAAACCCAACTTATGCAAAGAACCTGTACTTCAAATGTAGTTCACTCTACCAGCTGCATTCTTCCAACCGCATACAAATTACCACGTCGAGATTGAAACAACTTTGTTAACAACTTCTTCGGaagtaaatttatatatttacattatcTTTTTTAAGAGCACATTGCAGCATTGGCAACTATATTTCTTTGTCTTTTCGATTATCTGCCTACTCATAGCTTATTGTGAATTGGGAGAAAAACTGAAACGATGTTCAAGGAATGAAGAAGCTGCTTCAAAAAATGTAACCATCATGAAACAGGTTCCCATGCATGCCTCATCCTGATCGTATCATTTCTGATTTAGCACCCCACTCCACCCATATGCACTCGCTTATTGTATATTGTCTGGCATTCAATCATTTGTTCAATCACACAATCATATTTCCAGCAGTCCCAGAGGCAACCGAATAATCGACTTCATTTAACTGAAAAACAGTGAGCCACAGCTGAGCTTTTGGTGGGCGGACTCCCGCAGGAGTGGTTCCTGCTGAATGGCATTACGATGTAATATTGCATTAGATGATAGATTTATTCCCAGCACAATTTTAACTGCCACTTCTGCTGTTTGCCGTTATTTCCGATTCCCCATTCCGGTCCCTTATGCTTCCCCCAATACTTGGGGCTCCTGGTCgacttcttcttccttctttgGCAGTTTACAACGTCCGCACAGTTTTTGGACCAATGGCCGATTATGTCCTTTGGGTGCCTTTTGCCATTATTCCCCAAGTCCTCGGTCCTCAGTTCTCAGTCCTCACGCCTTTCCTGCTTCCTCACCGGGAGTTTTCCCCGTTTGGCTAACGTTTCCACTTTGCCCAGTTGgttgtttcgcttttttcataccatttttcttgtttcgttACTTTATTTCTGCTCCTACCACTTTATCTACTGGCCAAATCTGTATGCAGAAAATATTTTGTCCATCACCGACAACGTCTCGCCTTTTTTGCCTCGCTGGAAAAACTTTCGAAGTGAAAATGATAAACATCTTTGTGAAAATTCTGTGATTTTTTCTTCCGTTCCTTCCAGTGATTTGAATACCCTATGCGTGGGTGTGTCAGCTGGTGAATCCATTCGAAAATCTTTAGCTATCACATAATTCGAACAGTTCTACAGCGTACttgtttaaaacaaagaacagAACAATTATTAGGCATACAAGTATTACATATAAGTTTCAAGGTGCCTTAAGAGCGACGGCTTGTTTTATAATCTGCAAACCTTTCAAGTGGACTTGCCTTACCCTTTTTATTGAATAAAGTATAAGAAGAAGTATAGTTTCCTAGTCGGCGGCATTATTTCCTTTCTAGCAGCAGCTGACatagtttttatattttttggtgGGTCTCACAAAACATACTATGCAGCCATCTCGCTCGGCTTGTCCATTCTGCGGCTTGTTTCTTCTTCATGCGCTCCACTTCCGTTTCCCTTCTTTCCTCATCTTCCTTTTGGTCGCTTCATCAATGTTTTGGTGTGAAATGTAACAGCCACTTATTGTGATTGTGTGGGTGCTGTATTGGTGGGCTCGTTTGCGAGTGTGagcgtgtttgtgtgtgtgtggggatgTGGGGGTGTGGGGAGAATAAGAGATGGAACGTCAAGCGTATCAGATGGTGGATTCCCCAACCACTATTCTGAAATCCCTGCCAGCCACACCTCCACCCACATGATGATGATTCCGTTGGGTTGTAATTTTTGGTGTCCTTTTCTTCGATTGCAACATCATTTACACGCTCTGCCGTATTTatcaatcaaattgaaatctgTTTGTTGTTCCCAACCAACCGACCAACGATCCCCTCCCGCGGCccataaaataattgaataagaGGCAAAAGCTGATGAAGTTTAAGGCAGGGATGGAATTTATATAGAGAGGCGCATGTGTGTTGCTTTGGCCAGCTGAATGAAAAACGGAAATGGAATTGCCAAAGTGATTGCCATTTTTTAGGCAAGTATTCGGAGTTTCTTCGTCACTTCCTTGATATGATGTGAAGTCCCAAAGAAATGAGTCCCAATGAATATTTTGTTGAAATAATAatcgtttttatacccgttactcgtagagtaacatggccgagtcgatctggccatgtccgtctgtccgtccgtctgtccgtatgaacgtctagatctcaggaactacgaaagctagaaagttgagattaaacatacggactccagggacatagacgcagcgcaagtttgtcgattcatgttgccacgcccactctaacgcccacaaaccgcccaaaactgccacgtccacacttttgaaaattgttttgatattcttATGAAATAACAGTTTACTTTGTTTACATTGTTAGACAGGGTCTAGGTTCCTTGGGTgcctttctttttctttttggggcCTTCGGTACCTTAGGTTCTTTCGGTACCTTTGGTGCCTTAGGTTCTTTTGGTACCTTGGGTACCTTAGGCTCTTTCGGTACCTTGGGTGCCTTAGGTTCTTTCGGTACCTTGGGTGCCTTTGGAACTTTAGGTGTCTTCGGCACCTTTGGCGCCTTAGGCTCCTTGGGTACCCTAGGTGCTCTTGGTTTAGGCTTCGGTTTGTTTTGAGCAGCTTCTCTTTCCGGCGATATCTCAGTTGCTATATCCGTGCCCGATTCCTGAGGGGGCACCTTCTTAGCAGGTGCTTTTCTGGGAGCTCTGGGTTTGATCACCTTGTCGATCGGTTGTACGGTTAAATTCTGCTGAATCGGTGGGATCCCAGTATCAGTTCCCAGGGGCTCACCCAGTTGAATTGGTATAGTGGGTTCTGGCACCAAGACGTCGGTATGATTTTCGGGAAGTATATTAGGTTGTGGCACCATGGCCTCGGTATGATTTTCCTGAAGTATATTCGTGTTCATGGCCTTGTTGGCTCTCTTCGTGTAAGTACGCTTGGCTGGAGGCTTTATTACCTTTCCGATTGATCGTATTGCTACATTTGGAGCAACATCTTATGAACTTCGTCTCACAGCCCAACGGGACTGGTTTTGTGATGCCACCAAATCCGCAGACTCCAGCAGTGCGGATTCGGTGGCATCACAAAACCAGTCCCGTTGGGCTGTGAGACGAAGTTCATAAGATCGAAATCCATATTTTCTCCTGCAGTTGGCCTGATCCGATTGGCCTGAAAGCCTGAGAAAAAGTAATGTCAGATGAATTGTTCAAGTCGAAGATATGAAAGGAAAAGTCAATGCCTACTATGAAcaccaaatatatatgtatttatatatgtttgctatgacaaaaaacagcaagaaaatgagaaatgtaTTTGTTAGTCTGCCGTTTGAAATGCGTAATTGGTAGAAGTATGGAACAAAGACATGCTGTTTGAATGAATAGTGGTAATAGTGGAGCTCGAAGTGCGGCCAAACTGCGGCGTCGAAGTTTTATAacctatatgtatgtaagcagGAAAATAAGTAAAACTCACCTGCGAATGGGAGCTCCGCAAATTGTCTTCAGTCCGATTGTCCGCATTGGCGAAACCATAGTGGTCATATGCAGCCgcgtttctgttgttttggtGATAACTCATGATTGTGTGTTGGCGacttatattttttcgttCGGCAGTGATGTTCTCCTGCCAACTGAACTAATATTACTGAATTACTGACACCTCACTCCACTGACAGCTCTGAACTTGTTGACGTATTTGTCAGTGCTACTCggataaatcaaattaatctGCAAAGACGTCTACGATTtcaattagtatttaatacCAAAAGTTACGAAAAAAAGGAATGCCACAAATTATGGCAAATGTACGGCAAGAGTTGCCTTCAAGTTTCGACGCTCGTCCAATGATATTCCACCTGGCGGCCTAAATGTTCTGTTTATTAATGTGCATTTCAATTGGGGCAAATAATATGCTTATGTAATTTATGTATGTCAAAATTGCGATCGGCAGTTGccgttgcagtggcagttgcagtggcagttgcagtttggTGGCCCACGAGCGAGGCTCCTTTGGATGGCCAGTGTTATGGTGGCtcctgtttgccatttgccttcGCACGAGTTACAATCCTGTGGCCGGGGGAGGAGAAGCTTTCAAAAAAACAACTGTGTAGTTCGGGGTATAAAAGGAGAGAGAGTCTCTTTATTACAAAAAGTTGTATGCTTAGGCAAAATGTCTCTTCGGCCGAGCTCGTGTTGGCGATCTTCGTTAAAACTCCTCGGCTCTGGATTTGTTGCCGGGTCGGTGTTGTTTCCCTGTGGCCGGGGAGAGGGGCAtgtcgtagagtaaaagggtatactagattcgttgaaaagtatgtaacaggcagaaggaagcgtttccgaccatataaagtatatatattcttgatcaggatcagtagccgagtcgatctggccatgtccgtctgtccgtccgtctgtccgtccgtctgtccgtccgtctgtccgtccgtctgtccgtctgtccgtatgaacgtcgagatctcaggaactacaaaagctagcaagtttgtcgattcatgttgccacgcccactctaacgcccacaaaccgcccaaaactgccacgtccacacttttgaaaaatgttttgatattttttcattattgtattagtgttgtaaatttctaacgatttgccaaaaaactttttgccacgcccactctaacgcccacataccgcccaaagctgccacgcccacacttttgaaaaatgttttgatattttttcatttttgtattagtcttgtaaatttctaacgatttgccaaaaaactttttgccacgcccactgtaacgcccacaaaccgcccaaagctgccacgcccacacttttgaaaaatgttttgatattttttcatttttgtattagtcttgtaatattctatcgatttgccaaaaaactttttgccacgcccactctaacgccctcaaaccgacaaaaactgtcagtgttgaagattctccttcgcacttccactagctgagtaacgggtatcagatagtcggggactcgactatagcgttctctcttgttagaTATATTATGAGAGTGTGGCTCTTACACTTCCTCAATTCTTTAGTTGAATTCATTCTTAAATGGATATTATCACTTTTTGGACCAGTCTGTGCCATCTTAAGCTATCATCTAAAGAGAGTGCGAAGGATAGTTCGAAAATCGTCCTATTTTTAAGTGCAATTGGGTGTGGCACTAGAATCTGCACGCTTAAATACTAAAGTCTAGTTCCtatagttcccgagatctcgacgttcatacggacaaacggacagacaaacggacatggctagtgatcctgatcaatgCCATGGAAGACTTCTATTTGTGTGCGTAAGTAATGTAAAGCCGCGGTATCGTTTTCACTGCAAAATATAGTATTCAGTATAGGTGTTGCATCTAGTATTTAGTATAGCTGTTTCATAGCGTCGACAAAGAAACTCCCTGACCTGGGAATCACTGCTTTATATAACCGTTTTAtcgaatattattatttctatgggctgagttattttataatatttgtgtACTTTTTGTAACAAGCCTAGATACTTAAAATTGTATACTgattaaaacaattattacATTCATCTTAAGTTGCACTCTCGGAATGTTAAGTAGGGACTGTGTTTGGATATGGGATATCATAGCCGGATCGTTTCTGGCGCTCGAGACCAACACCAAGGGCCTCAACCAGTTGCCATCGCATGCTTTCATGAATATCGTTTGTTTTGTGCTAAGTATGTAAGCAATAATCGTTTTCCTTGATACCTTCTCACTACGTACCACAATCACATTTCAGCTGGAcaatattcaaatttcatACAAACTACTTTAATTATACTTTTATCGGCTGAGCaaagaattatatttaaaaaggtACATATTCATAAAATGTCTTAAATCATGTATAGTATAGTTCGGTCCTTAGGTTCGGAAGTGGAATTCCACAAGGGAATTTTTCGTGTAAGAAAGATTAGTCTGATATTCAAATAAGTAATCGAAAGTTCTTGGCGATGGCTAATACTTACCATTTTAACTGTATAACATACAAAATAGGTTTTTTTACGAGTAAAGTTAAAAGAGGTTTGATCGGTCTTACTTGTTTGCAAGCAATCTCAAGAAactttaaatttcattaaGATCTCTTCTGCAAGTCAATCAACAGCAACCACCAAGGTAAACAAAGCCAGATGTCGAAGGAATATATAATTACTGGAACAAGTCAAGAACAAATCTCCTCCAAGTAGGTGCGTTCATTTGTGGGTTTATTGTGGCGTTCatacagcaaataaaaagatGTCACTGCATTATTTAACAGAATTCGGATTCTGAAACATGTTTCGAAGTCTCGAAAGTCCAATGTTAGTGCAAAAGTATTCCTACATGGAGTGTTGTATTAATAGTGCATCGGGTTTACTCTAGATCCGTCCGTTcatttatctatttatttatttattcatgctttgtttcatttgaatttcgTTTCTGGCTTCCGTGTGGCCACGcctcccttcccttcccttccctcaCCTCCCCATCCCCCGCCCATGTATGGGTGGGGGTGGTAGGTGTGTgctttcatttgattttccaaGCTGGcgctttcagttttcatttctttgtcAAACACGTTACGCAAATATTGTTCCAGTTCCCACGGCGACGGGCGTGCAAACATCTGGCGCTTTTACCGTTACCTGACCGGGGGAACAAATGGAATGGGACGCGGggagcggaaacggaaatgggaGTGCGGACTGTGCCTATGCCACTTGTTTGCACAGTGTCCACGCTCGGCTTTGAATACTCCCGCTCGTCTCCTCCCACTCCCCAAAAATGGTAAACTACGTAGAACTGTCGTCGGGCATGGAAAACCTGGACTGCATGCCTCTCATTGAATTTGAGAGCTGCTGTTTGTAGCAAAGTCCTAAAAGATGCTTATTAAATGCCATGCGTGCTCAAGCTAACTTACTTTGCTAGAATAGTAACTCAACGTGTAACCTACACCTTTTTCTATAATTAGGAATCTGGGGTTATCATATAAAttagaaaacaaaatttggCTGCGAAACAGTCACAGGTAATTAGGTCACAACAATATTTCTGTCGAGTACGATTTTTGCACCCATTTAAAAGTCAATAAGACAGAGccgaaaattaaaattgaattcctGAAGTTTTGCCATCAGTGAATTCTATCTGGTATGAGAAACCACTAAGTCAATACTTATAACTATAGAACTTGCAATATTCACCCTGAAACTGACATTCATTTGTTATAGACACCTAACCGTAACCGCGTTTAGTTAATAAGATCGCATTGTAATCCCTTCGGCAATTTCAAGTCGCAGACAAGCCATAACTTTTCACCTTCGCTATTCCGACTACGATCGATTTTCCGCAGGACTCCCGTTTGTGGTCCCAAATGTAGGCAAATTACAAAGAATCCCCGTCCTGGGAGTTAAAGCCAGCCAGGTGTCCCCGAAATGCACTCCACACGCGGACgcagttttccgctttttccACAGCGCGGTTTTTCGGCACGTTCCACGTCCCTCTCCTGTCCACTCGTTCCTGGAGTTCCCAAAAATGCCCAATGGCATTTGATTCGCTCCATtcctcgtccttcgtcctccgCTCAACGATATCCCATAAATTATTCCAGCGCTCCAAATTAAGCGAACGTCATCGCCTTTTGATGGTCTTCCCGGCTGTTTTATGCTCGGCATTGAAATTACCGTGTGTTGCGAATTTTCGCAAGCGTTTGTAACAAGCAGCAGttacttaaaatattatcCCTTCTTTATTTGGGTGTCactttgaaaaacaaacataaaaattaaacgatAACTCCATACACAAGAAAGACTAAATACTGAAAAACGGTGCCATATCTCGGAGTTATGGTACGagtatcaaaaatatatttgttttcagTTCATACGCCTATTTTATACATtctatatacatttattccaGAATAAATTCTCCTGAATTTGCTGGTGTATGCTCCAAGCTAAGAGAGATGTATATACTAtaaaaaatggttttattcTCTGAGATCACGGTATTTTATGGGCGTTACTACATGTTTCAGTCTCGTTTCTTTTCAGagcttttttcattttgagtGTGTGTTGCTCTGACCCCCTGGACATTcaacaatttgattttttacgCCCACTCCAGCCCACTGCAGGCGCCCGTGTTGTCCATTGATTTTACATGCTGTGAATAAATAATGAACGACCATGATGTGGTAAATTGAATATGGCGTGAAATTAGCTTAAGTAAATGGAATTAAGTGGATTTCACAGCCGACTGAGTGTCGCACCCCAGCATgcagaaaaaagcaaaaagcaaaaagaataACCGAGGCGAAAAGAAATCTGTTGACTGGACAGCGGAGGCAGTGATTTAGTGGCCTATTAAAGGTCACTTCCCTGACCTAAAACCCCCGCCAATCTGAAAAAGGAAAGCCCCGATGGAAGTCGTAAAAGTCTTCGGCATGAGTATATCGTGTCAGTTGTCGTGTCATGTCATGACCTCCAGGAACATTTTATGGCCGCTCCGGAAACGAGAAAAACGGGGTTGTCTTAAAATCCGTTCAGGCAAATCGCATCGTATTAACCTTCAACGTTTTCATTTTGAACATTTTCAGTGACAGGAATTCAATTCCCACCCCCAGGAACACGAACACGAACCCGAACTCCCCGCGCCACTTGATCCCCATTTGATTTGTCAAATGCTCCAGACATCAGAGACGTTGGCATGCAGGGGCAAAAAGCACACACAGTTCTCAGTTCCCAGTAAGGCAAAAAAGGGTTCCCACATCGGCCTCACCAGCAATGACACTTGTAGCAGACGAATGGCCTCTTGGAGTACCGAGCAGAACCTTGTATACCCTGCAGTACCTAAGTAAGCATGAGACTGACGTCTTTACCACTAAACAtataatttcaattgcatATGTTGTTTTAGTAACAGATACTACTTGATAGTCCCATTTATGTTACTTCAATACTAAGGCTTCGACACGCAGATTGGGGAAAAACGTGTTggttataattataatattgaAACACAATTTCACACCCAAGCACTTGTTCCATACTGCTCCCAGGACGCTTCCCTTTCCTTGTGGTCCAGACCAAGCAACCTTACTTTGGGACCATCCAGCCAGATGATCCGACTTGGTGTAGACTCAGGATACGAGGGACTTTGGGGATGCGGTGTCTGGATGCCTGCCATCCGCGTATTCCTCGCCGCCTGCGACTCCGGCGGAGCTAAAATGACATCCACTGACACTGAGCACTCGTCGCCTGGGAGtcttgcaataaaaataaaacgattCTCAAATAAGCGCTCAGGGAGTTTGTCACCGGAGCTGTCTTTTCCCTGCCAAAACAGCTCGCATATCCTTTCTGCCTGCTACACCTGCAAGTATATTATGTACACACACCTCTAAGCGCGTCTCCGAAGAAAAACGTACGAAATGATCTGTATTAATTTGCAGACAACTTAATAACACTGCCCCTGTATTACACTACATATATTGGAAGTTAAAGACGAAATAATTAATTGACAGCAAGTGAATAAAAGttttgtatacatacatatgtatattatatattataccTGCTAGTCGTGGAGTAAAAGAATACACTAGATATAAGCACATGAAGTAAGCACATTTTCAGGAGTCGAGTTAGCCTATCTATCCAAAGACCGCAATGGCGCAGCGTTCAAAAACTGTTCTAGATGAAATAATGTTTAAAGTGTTGCGAGTTAAGTCTCCAATCCAATGATGTCCAATCTCGATATCAATTGTTATTCTGCTCCTATTTCTTCTTTTCACTAGAATCGTAACGTCACGAGTATCGGATACCTGGCATTTTAAGTTTGTGCGTACTGTAActg contains:
- the LOC122624675 gene encoding protein PELPK1-like, whose amino-acid sequence is MNTNILQENHTEAMVPQPNILPENHTDVLVPEPTIPIQLGEPLGTDTGIPPIQQNLTVQPIDKVIKPRAPRKAPAKKVPPQESGTDIATEISPEREAAQNKPKPKPRAPRVPKEPKAPKVPKTPKVPKAPKVPKEPKAPKVPKEPKVPKVPKEPKAPKVPKEPKVPKAPKRKRKAPKEPRPCLTM